In Bacteriovorax sp. Seq25_V, a single genomic region encodes these proteins:
- a CDS encoding twin-arginine translocase TatA/TatE family subunit translates to MFGGLGGGETLLILAIALIFIGPKKLPELAKGLGKGIREFNKAKNDLMNSLNETPEVESKKSEEKIEATSTQEEVDRKDQN, encoded by the coding sequence ATGTTTGGTGGTCTTGGTGGTGGCGAAACACTATTAATTTTAGCGATAGCTTTAATTTTTATTGGTCCAAAAAAATTACCGGAGCTTGCAAAGGGCTTGGGTAAGGGCATTCGTGAATTCAACAAGGCCAAAAACGATCTCATGAACTCGTTAAATGAAACGCCTGAGGTCGAGTCAAAAAAATCTGAAGAAAAAATCGAAGCAACGTCTACGCAAGAAGAAGTTGACAGAAAAGATCAGAATTAA
- a CDS encoding DEAD/DEAH box helicase gives MYTLRNYQQEAVDNTINYFKKRREPAVIVLPTGAGKSLVIAELARVAKGRVLVLAHVKELVEQNYQKYISYDLEAGIFSAGLNRKEVNQKVIFGSIQSVARAEKDFFKDFTLLVIDECHRVGLDQDSQYGQVIREIKKDNPSVCILGLTATPYRLGLGWIYNYSHLGIIQTEEQRFFKQCVYELSLKYMIHNKFLTPPVKVDIPVTSYDFSELGESDRPYSVAQIENILKGQRRLTPLIIKNIIDITEHYDRKGVMIFSSTVNHAKEILDYLPSGEAKIILGDTDDAQRDVIIEEFKARKFKYLVNVSVLTTGFDAPHVDVIAILRPTESVSLYQQIIGRGLRLDEKKKDCFILDYTGMGHNIYTPQIRDKRPSKETVPVVVECPKCAHQNDFWGVVDLDGEVIEHFGRKCKGGSHDPRTYDFIPCGYKFRFKICNQCGYENDVTARDCKKCKTILIDADSKLKQAKLSKNAHVLRPDTVTMAERVDKNGNSFLEVRYYDCDAESLSEHHYLKGESNLKKFNINFLRTHLKRPEMNLGIKSVEEVISQQSRFRMPAFVIARKQDKFWKITEKVFIEELSQAMINRHTPQD, from the coding sequence ATGTATACGCTTCGAAATTATCAACAGGAAGCCGTTGATAATACAATTAATTACTTCAAGAAAAGACGTGAGCCTGCAGTTATTGTACTTCCTACTGGAGCAGGAAAAAGTCTCGTCATTGCAGAGCTTGCACGTGTCGCCAAAGGTCGAGTCTTGGTCCTTGCACACGTTAAAGAACTCGTTGAGCAAAACTACCAAAAGTATATTAGTTACGATCTTGAGGCCGGGATATTTTCAGCAGGGCTTAATCGAAAGGAAGTAAATCAAAAAGTTATTTTTGGAAGTATTCAATCTGTTGCCAGAGCGGAGAAAGATTTTTTTAAAGATTTTACTCTACTTGTAATCGATGAGTGCCATCGTGTAGGTCTTGATCAAGATAGTCAGTATGGACAAGTTATTCGTGAAATTAAAAAGGACAACCCAAGTGTTTGTATTCTGGGTCTGACTGCAACGCCATATCGTTTAGGACTTGGATGGATTTACAATTACAGTCACCTTGGTATTATCCAAACTGAAGAACAGCGCTTTTTTAAACAGTGTGTTTACGAGCTTTCTCTGAAGTACATGATTCACAATAAATTTCTGACTCCGCCAGTCAAAGTTGACATACCTGTGACCTCTTATGACTTTTCTGAGTTAGGTGAATCAGACCGTCCTTACTCTGTTGCCCAAATTGAGAATATCTTAAAAGGGCAAAGGAGATTAACTCCACTTATCATAAAAAATATTATCGATATCACTGAACACTACGATCGTAAGGGAGTGATGATTTTTAGTAGTACTGTGAATCATGCAAAAGAGATTCTTGATTATCTGCCATCAGGCGAGGCGAAAATTATTCTTGGTGACACTGACGATGCCCAGCGAGATGTGATTATTGAGGAATTTAAGGCCCGTAAATTTAAGTATCTTGTTAATGTTTCTGTTCTAACAACTGGCTTTGATGCTCCCCATGTCGACGTTATTGCAATTTTGCGCCCCACCGAATCGGTGAGTCTATATCAACAAATTATTGGACGTGGTTTACGCTTAGATGAGAAAAAGAAGGATTGCTTTATTCTCGATTATACCGGTATGGGACATAATATTTATACCCCGCAGATTCGCGATAAGAGACCATCTAAAGAGACCGTTCCTGTCGTTGTTGAATGCCCTAAATGTGCACACCAAAATGATTTTTGGGGCGTTGTTGATCTTGATGGTGAAGTCATCGAGCATTTTGGTCGAAAGTGTAAAGGAGGAAGTCACGACCCTCGTACTTATGACTTCATTCCGTGTGGTTATAAGTTTCGTTTTAAAATTTGTAATCAATGTGGTTATGAGAACGATGTGACGGCCAGAGATTGCAAGAAGTGCAAGACGATTCTTATTGATGCTGATTCAAAATTAAAGCAAGCGAAACTTTCTAAGAATGCCCATGTCTTACGTCCCGATACTGTTACAATGGCAGAGCGTGTGGATAAGAATGGAAATAGTTTTCTGGAAGTGCGCTATTATGATTGTGATGCAGAGTCTTTAAGTGAACATCATTATTTAAAAGGTGAGTCAAACTTAAAGAAATTTAATATCAACTTCCTTCGCACTCATCTCAAACGGCCTGAAATGAATCTTGGAATTAAGAGTGTCGAGGAAGTCATTAGTCAACAGTCTCGATTTAGAATGCCTGCTTTTGTTATCGCTCGCAAGCAGGACAAGTTTTGGAAGATTACAGAGAAAGTATTTATTGAAGAGCTATCGCAGGCGATGATTAATCGTCATACTCCTCAAGATTAA
- a CDS encoding SIMPL domain-containing protein, which yields MKKCLITLAIMINCQADISVVGNGAVSAAPDLSKLTFKVITKEADAKKSQEKNTKKMNKVIEDLKSKFSLETQDLKTTHYSLNPRYQYLQNQPPKLIGMEVVNEMTITIDELGKIPDIINFLSAKEVSEIGSIQFQIKDKSALEKEALRHAFKDAKEKAEVLAKQAKLSINNVKAISENVSTYQGPTPLRMEAKMMARPTIESGDITVNANISVTFKTD from the coding sequence ATGAAAAAGTGCCTAATCACTCTCGCTATAATGATTAATTGCCAAGCAGATATTTCAGTCGTAGGAAATGGTGCCGTTAGTGCTGCTCCAGATTTGTCTAAACTAACCTTCAAAGTAATTACAAAAGAAGCTGATGCCAAGAAGTCACAAGAAAAAAATACCAAGAAAATGAATAAGGTTATCGAGGATTTAAAATCTAAATTCTCCCTTGAGACACAAGACTTGAAAACCACACATTATTCACTGAACCCACGCTATCAATACCTACAAAATCAGCCACCGAAACTTATTGGAATGGAAGTCGTCAATGAGATGACTATCACAATTGATGAGCTTGGAAAAATCCCAGATATAATCAATTTTCTCAGCGCAAAAGAAGTTAGTGAAATTGGCTCTATTCAATTTCAAATCAAAGATAAATCAGCACTTGAAAAAGAAGCTTTGAGACATGCTTTCAAAGATGCTAAAGAGAAAGCAGAAGTTCTAGCAAAACAAGCGAAACTATCTATTAATAATGTAAAGGCCATATCAGAAAATGTTTCAACTTATCAAGGTCCTACACCTCTTCGTATGGAAGCGAAAATGATGGCGAGACCAACAATTGAAAGTGGAGACATCACTGTTAATGCTAATATTAGTGTAACATTTAAGACAGATTAA
- the yajC gene encoding preprotein translocase subunit YajC yields the protein MMQLFISSAFAQEAASAAKQPAFMQFAPLVLIFVVFYFLMLRPQKKQLEEEQKLLDALTKGDEIFTKSGLLGTVVGITEKVITLEVSEGVKLKVLKSQIAGLSSKLFEKKESK from the coding sequence ATGATGCAATTATTTATTTCAAGTGCTTTTGCTCAAGAAGCAGCAAGTGCAGCTAAGCAACCTGCGTTCATGCAATTTGCGCCTCTAGTACTAATTTTTGTAGTTTTCTATTTTTTAATGTTAAGACCACAAAAAAAACAATTAGAAGAGGAACAAAAACTTTTAGATGCTCTTACAAAAGGTGATGAGATTTTTACTAAGTCAGGTCTTTTAGGAACTGTTGTTGGAATTACTGAAAAAGTAATAACGCTTGAAGTTTCTGAGGGTGTAAAACTAAAAGTTTTAAAATCTCAAATCGCAGGCCTTTCAAGTAAGCTATTTGAAAAAAAAGAGAGTAAATAA
- the tgt gene encoding tRNA guanosine(34) transglycosylase Tgt, which produces MIEHKMIKVEKVDGKARACTITTAHGEIQTPIFMPVGTRATVKCMWQDQLEEIGAQIILGNTYHLYLRPGHELIEKVGGGLHGFMNWKKPILTDSGGYQVFSLSDINKVTEDGVIFSSHLDGSKHLIGPEKSMEIQRALGPDIVMAFDECPALPATKEKLRESMELTLRWAKRCKDYELKEHQHLFGIIQGGLHHDLRTECMERLEEMNFPGLALGGLSVGEKNDEMVQFLDNFGHTMPENKPRYLMGVGKPIDILNGIRAGIDMFDCVLPTRNARNGQFLTTDGPLNIKNLRFREDTLPPDPECDCKVCQNYSRAYVRHLYTTGEFLAGQLISYHNLYFMLNMVKQARVNILAETFEEYYKTFTTRYNSKRWANP; this is translated from the coding sequence ATGATTGAACACAAAATGATTAAGGTTGAAAAAGTTGATGGGAAGGCACGTGCGTGTACGATCACAACTGCTCATGGAGAAATTCAAACACCAATTTTTATGCCGGTTGGAACTCGTGCAACTGTTAAGTGCATGTGGCAAGACCAGCTAGAAGAAATTGGCGCGCAAATTATTCTAGGAAACACATATCACTTATACCTCAGACCTGGACATGAGCTGATTGAAAAAGTTGGTGGTGGCCTTCATGGTTTTATGAATTGGAAAAAGCCGATTCTTACTGACTCTGGTGGCTATCAAGTATTTTCTTTGTCAGACATTAATAAAGTAACTGAAGATGGTGTAATTTTTAGCTCTCATCTTGATGGGTCTAAGCATTTAATTGGGCCAGAAAAAAGTATGGAGATACAAAGAGCGCTTGGTCCAGATATTGTGATGGCCTTTGATGAGTGTCCGGCCCTGCCGGCGACAAAGGAAAAGCTTCGAGAGTCGATGGAGTTAACGCTTCGTTGGGCGAAGAGATGTAAAGATTATGAACTTAAAGAGCATCAGCATCTTTTTGGAATTATCCAAGGTGGTCTACACCATGACCTTCGTACTGAGTGCATGGAAAGACTTGAGGAAATGAATTTCCCGGGGCTTGCTCTTGGTGGACTTTCAGTTGGTGAGAAAAACGATGAGATGGTGCAATTTCTCGATAACTTCGGCCATACGATGCCAGAAAATAAACCGCGTTACCTGATGGGTGTTGGTAAGCCGATTGATATTTTAAATGGTATCAGGGCCGGGATTGATATGTTTGACTGTGTGCTTCCGACAAGAAATGCACGTAACGGACAATTCTTGACAACTGACGGGCCGCTCAATATTAAAAATTTAAGATTTAGAGAGGATACATTGCCGCCGGATCCAGAGTGCGACTGCAAAGTGTGTCAAAACTACTCGAGAGCGTATGTACGACATCTTTATACGACGGGAGAGTTCCTTGCTGGACAGTTGATAAGTTATCACAATCTCTACTTTATGCTTAACATGGTGAAGCAGGCGCGAGTGAATATTCTTGCCGAAACTTTTGAAGAGTATTATAAAACCTTTACAACAAGATACAACTCGAAGAGATGGGCCAACCCATAG
- the secD gene encoding protein translocase subunit SecD yields the protein MKRSWWYRFVFLLFVVVISGISIIPTAFDFKETDNFPIKSKINLGLDLQGGLYMILGIDFKKVYKDEVKGYARRVEYAIKDDKGITLTVGALDESDQLDPKINLNVTNASDIEAVKTMVHDNYNGFLRITGETTSTVQLALTKKLKTDIEEQSVKRSIEVIRNRIDEFGVTEPEIVSQGTDRIVVQLPGVKDIDRAKELIGKTAKLEFRMVNSDVPMTQITAWLDKVKAQGIEFKKGARFSDYVRSVNEALKTDLPEGYTLAFERARNVVDPNAEVQMVPYVLESSARLTGDDLEDARVQFNNQQNQPEVGMTFKTRGAKIFADITGENTGKLMAIVLDGNVYSAPRINGKIPNGRASITLGGRNYNAQLKEAKDLALVLRAGALPVQLDFQEQRTVGPSLGHDSIDQARFAGMIGCILVFAFIFVYYRVSGLFAIVTLGLNVMIILAMLVGLEATLTLPGIAGIALTVGMAVDANIIIYERIREEIRSGVGYYKAVEGGFESAFWTIVDANITTALAGICLLNFGTGPIRGFAITLLIGIFATVYSSYFVSKLFFEFYMNKVEGQDLSI from the coding sequence ATGAAAAGAAGCTGGTGGTATCGCTTTGTGTTCCTTCTTTTTGTCGTGGTTATATCAGGGATTTCGATTATTCCAACGGCATTCGATTTTAAAGAGACTGATAATTTCCCAATTAAGTCTAAGATTAATCTAGGTCTTGACCTTCAGGGTGGTCTTTACATGATTCTTGGAATTGACTTTAAGAAAGTCTACAAGGATGAGGTAAAGGGTTATGCGAGAAGAGTTGAGTACGCAATTAAAGACGATAAGGGTATTACTCTTACTGTTGGTGCACTTGATGAGTCAGATCAACTTGATCCGAAGATTAATTTAAATGTCACAAACGCTTCTGACATCGAAGCAGTTAAAACAATGGTTCATGATAACTATAATGGTTTCCTAAGAATCACTGGTGAGACAACTTCAACTGTTCAGTTAGCTCTAACAAAAAAACTTAAGACAGATATTGAAGAACAATCTGTTAAAAGATCTATTGAAGTTATCAGAAACAGAATTGATGAGTTTGGTGTAACTGAACCAGAAATCGTTTCTCAAGGAACTGATAGAATCGTTGTTCAACTTCCAGGAGTTAAAGACATCGATAGAGCAAAAGAACTTATCGGAAAAACAGCTAAGCTTGAGTTTAGAATGGTTAACTCTGATGTTCCAATGACTCAAATTACAGCTTGGTTAGATAAAGTTAAAGCACAAGGAATTGAGTTTAAGAAAGGCGCAAGATTTTCTGATTATGTAAGATCAGTTAATGAAGCTTTAAAAACGGATCTTCCAGAGGGTTATACTTTAGCATTTGAAAGAGCTCGTAATGTTGTTGATCCAAATGCTGAAGTGCAAATGGTTCCTTACGTTCTTGAGTCTAGTGCTCGCCTGACAGGTGATGATCTTGAGGATGCAAGAGTTCAGTTTAATAATCAGCAGAACCAACCAGAAGTTGGAATGACTTTTAAAACTCGTGGAGCAAAGATTTTTGCTGATATCACGGGTGAAAATACTGGTAAATTGATGGCCATCGTTTTAGATGGTAATGTTTACTCAGCACCAAGAATCAACGGTAAAATTCCAAATGGTAGAGCTTCAATCACTCTTGGTGGTAGAAACTATAATGCACAACTTAAAGAGGCAAAAGACTTAGCTCTTGTCCTTAGAGCAGGGGCTCTTCCTGTTCAACTTGATTTTCAAGAGCAAAGAACTGTTGGTCCATCTCTAGGACATGATTCAATTGATCAAGCTCGATTTGCTGGGATGATTGGTTGTATCTTAGTATTTGCGTTTATCTTTGTTTACTACAGAGTTTCTGGTCTTTTTGCAATTGTTACTCTTGGTCTAAACGTTATGATCATTTTAGCAATGCTCGTTGGTCTTGAGGCAACTCTAACTCTTCCTGGTATCGCAGGGATTGCTCTTACTGTTGGTATGGCGGTTGATGCGAATATCATCATCTACGAGAGGATTCGAGAAGAGATACGAAGTGGGGTTGGATACTATAAGGCCGTTGAAGGTGGTTTTGAGTCAGCTTTCTGGACGATTGTTGATGCTAACATCACGACTGCGCTTGCAGGGATTTGTCTTCTAAACTTTGGTACTGGTCCAATTAGAGGTTTTGCAATTACTCTTTTAATCGGGATTTTTGCAACTGTTTACTCATCATACTTTGTTTCGAAATTATTCTTTGAATTCTATATGAACAAAGTTGAGGGACAAGATCTTAGTATCTAG
- a CDS encoding DUF3365 domain-containing protein yields the protein MKKITIIALLIHTTSTMAIEDAKALQAVKKLGMELKAKLSAGMKKSPTEALETCHLEASTITNSHTNAEIKIGRVSAKNRNPNNMPKKWMENYISDFQTKKIKSPYIAVDIDSKHRGLLMPIATMPMCLKCHGDNIEADLYKEITKRYPNDKATGFKTGDIRGYFWAEYEK from the coding sequence ATGAAAAAAATTACAATTATCGCTCTTCTTATACACACAACCTCAACCATGGCCATCGAAGACGCCAAGGCCCTTCAGGCGGTTAAAAAGCTTGGGATGGAGCTTAAGGCGAAACTTAGCGCAGGAATGAAGAAATCCCCTACTGAGGCCTTAGAAACCTGCCATCTTGAAGCTTCAACTATAACGAACTCCCACACTAATGCAGAAATTAAAATTGGTCGTGTGAGTGCTAAGAATCGCAATCCTAACAATATGCCTAAAAAATGGATGGAAAATTATATTAGTGATTTTCAGACGAAGAAAATCAAAAGTCCTTATATCGCAGTTGATATCGATTCTAAACATCGCGGTCTTTTGATGCCAATAGCGACAATGCCAATGTGTCTTAAATGTCATGGTGATAATATCGAGGCGGATCTTTATAAAGAAATTACCAAGCGCTATCCAAATGACAAGGCCACTGGTTTTAAGACTGGAGATATCCGAGGCTACTTCTGGGCAGAGTATGAGAAGTAA
- the secF gene encoding protein translocase subunit SecF, whose product MFQIIKSNTKINFAGMFKYAAILSAILVTVSLGLILTKMKYGVDFRGGAELQTKFTEKVDLNKLRSELSSAGFNGITVQSIGELESNEYLIKVPGNEENLNQVTEQVTTALTSHWKDGVEIRKVDIVGPKAGAELRQSGFLAMLWALLAIMVYIGLRFDFKYSPGAIIALFHDVTIVLGVFALTGTEFTLQTVAAILAVIGYSVNDTVIVYDRVREHEAKFVGKKLVEHINNATNETLSRTILTSGTTLFVSIAMLVAGGLAIRDFFMAFTLGVVIGTYSSVFVAAPITLVFDKYRKKSEASTGTVNA is encoded by the coding sequence ATGTTTCAGATAATTAAAAGTAATACAAAAATAAATTTTGCGGGTATGTTTAAGTACGCCGCAATTCTTTCTGCCATTCTCGTTACTGTTTCACTTGGTCTTATATTAACGAAGATGAAGTACGGAGTTGACTTTAGAGGGGGAGCGGAGCTTCAAACTAAATTCACTGAGAAAGTTGACTTAAATAAATTAAGAAGTGAACTTTCAAGTGCTGGCTTCAATGGGATTACTGTTCAATCTATTGGTGAACTAGAATCTAATGAATACCTAATTAAAGTTCCAGGTAATGAAGAAAATTTAAATCAAGTAACTGAGCAGGTAACAACTGCACTAACTTCGCACTGGAAAGACGGTGTTGAGATCAGAAAAGTTGATATTGTAGGTCCAAAGGCCGGAGCAGAACTTAGACAGTCTGGTTTCCTTGCAATGCTTTGGGCACTTCTTGCTATCATGGTTTATATTGGTCTCCGTTTTGATTTTAAATATTCTCCAGGTGCTATTATCGCTCTTTTCCATGACGTAACTATTGTTCTTGGTGTTTTTGCACTGACAGGAACAGAGTTTACGCTACAAACTGTTGCTGCGATCCTTGCGGTTATTGGTTACTCTGTAAACGACACGGTTATTGTTTACGATAGAGTACGTGAGCATGAGGCGAAATTTGTTGGAAAGAAACTTGTTGAGCATATTAACAATGCAACAAATGAAACACTTTCTAGAACTATTCTAACTTCTGGAACAACACTATTTGTATCGATTGCGATGCTTGTAGCTGGTGGACTTGCAATTAGAGATTTCTTTATGGCGTTTACTCTTGGAGTTGTGATTGGTACTTACTCATCTGTTTTCGTTGCAGCTCCTATTACTCTTGTTTTTGATAAGTATAGAAAGAAATCAGAAGCAAGCACAGGAACGGTGAATGCATAA
- the queA gene encoding tRNA preQ1(34) S-adenosylmethionine ribosyltransferase-isomerase QueA → MHKDQKDYQLDSYDYDLPEHLIASRPVEGRHHSKLLVYNVSKNEVSHHQFHEIVDLLPEDSTLVLNQSKVFPCRLMGNKVTGGQVEVFFLTIRPSDKGCLHCLIKARGKKKLGDRFLFDDGLEITIAEIINGTFHVTVNVDDIENYLNTHATIPIPPYIRDGVADERDKEDYQTVYAKEVGSVAAPTAGLHFTDEIFDKLAKRGIERSFVTLHVGMGTFAPVKTNDIREHEMHSESYHIDSANFEKIKSANKRFAVGTTSLRVLESVWQRDDFETNKTYETNIFLHPGKNVQSIDGMITNFHLPKSTLLMLISSLMGREKALELYRIAVEKEYRFFSYGDAMLIIR, encoded by the coding sequence ATGCATAAAGATCAAAAAGATTACCAATTAGACTCATATGATTATGATCTTCCAGAGCACTTAATTGCCTCAAGGCCAGTGGAAGGGCGTCATCATTCAAAGTTACTCGTTTACAATGTGAGTAAGAATGAAGTGTCACATCACCAGTTTCATGAAATTGTCGATCTTTTACCGGAGGATTCAACGCTTGTTCTCAATCAGAGTAAGGTTTTTCCATGCCGTCTGATGGGAAACAAAGTCACTGGTGGTCAGGTCGAGGTTTTCTTTTTGACGATTAGACCAAGTGATAAAGGATGTCTTCACTGCCTCATTAAGGCGCGTGGAAAGAAGAAGCTTGGGGATCGTTTTCTTTTCGACGATGGACTAGAGATTACAATTGCAGAAATTATAAATGGAACTTTTCACGTAACTGTAAATGTCGATGATATTGAAAACTATCTTAATACACATGCGACGATTCCAATTCCTCCTTATATTCGTGACGGGGTGGCCGACGAGAGAGATAAAGAAGATTATCAGACTGTCTATGCTAAGGAAGTTGGGAGTGTGGCGGCACCGACGGCGGGTCTACATTTCACAGACGAGATTTTTGATAAGCTGGCAAAGCGTGGAATTGAGAGAAGCTTTGTAACCTTGCATGTGGGGATGGGGACATTTGCTCCTGTTAAGACAAATGATATTCGTGAGCATGAGATGCATAGTGAGTCTTATCATATTGATTCAGCGAATTTTGAAAAAATTAAAAGTGCCAATAAGAGATTTGCTGTTGGAACGACCAGTCTTCGTGTGCTTGAGAGCGTTTGGCAGCGCGATGATTTTGAAACAAATAAAACTTATGAAACAAATATCTTTTTACATCCAGGAAAGAATGTTCAAAGTATTGATGGGATGATCACTAATTTTCACTTACCAAAGTCGACACTTTTAATGTTAATTAGTTCATTGATGGGAAGAGAGAAGGCCTTAGAGCTTTATCGAATTGCAGTTGAAAAGGAATATCGTTTTTTCTCTTATGGAGATGCGATGTTAATTATAAGGTAA
- a CDS encoding trypsin-like serine protease gives MKFFIFTLTLMLGTALSTSAFEGSFEEPRLKSNIVGIYEGSALLCTGVILDNDTIITAKHCLSSIKSTKRLMRLTLKGQPGARALEVFEHGRLDIALLKTSTLSVQRPYSGVYTSPLKSGEDIVIGGIGDNGEVVFGHSRVRASVGSLSEIEEGPLYLCHGDSGAAIFVKQNDNYLLAGIVLRGEEGCYGKGTFLNLKEVF, from the coding sequence ATGAAATTTTTTATATTCACTCTAACATTAATGCTGGGAACTGCCTTATCGACTTCTGCTTTTGAGGGAAGTTTTGAAGAACCACGTCTTAAAAGCAATATCGTAGGAATTTATGAGGGGAGTGCTCTGCTTTGCACCGGTGTGATTCTCGACAATGATACGATTATCACTGCTAAGCATTGTCTTTCCTCTATAAAGTCGACAAAACGTCTGATGCGTCTGACTCTAAAGGGTCAACCTGGGGCCCGTGCGCTAGAGGTTTTTGAACATGGTCGTCTAGACATCGCGCTATTAAAAACTTCGACATTGAGTGTTCAAAGACCATACTCTGGAGTTTATACTTCTCCGCTAAAAAGTGGGGAGGATATCGTTATCGGTGGAATCGGGGATAACGGTGAGGTTGTCTTTGGTCACAGTCGCGTGAGGGCGTCAGTGGGATCCTTAAGTGAAATTGAAGAAGGCCCTCTATATCTTTGTCATGGTGATAGTGGTGCAGCGATTTTTGTTAAGCAAAATGATAATTATTTGCTCGCTGGGATCGTCTTACGCGGTGAAGAAGGCTGTTATGGGAAAGGGACATTTCTCAATTTAAAAGAAGTCTTTTAA
- a CDS encoding HU family DNA-binding protein, whose translation MTKADLIAALEKQANVTHKQAETVVNICFDSMIKALFDDERIEIRGFGSFANRNYKAYEGRNPKTGKVVKVPPKKVPFFKVGKELREMVDAGKDKYVIREA comes from the coding sequence ATGACAAAAGCAGATCTAATCGCAGCACTAGAAAAACAAGCAAATGTAACTCACAAGCAAGCAGAGACAGTTGTTAACATCTGTTTTGATAGCATGATTAAAGCGCTATTTGACGATGAGAGAATTGAGATCAGAGGTTTTGGTTCTTTTGCTAACAGAAATTACAAGGCGTATGAAGGGCGTAATCCTAAGACTGGTAAGGTTGTTAAGGTTCCACCTAAGAAAGTTCCATTCTTCAAAGTAGGTAAAGAACTTAGAGAAATGGTTGACGCTGGAAAAGATAAATACGTTATTAGAGAAGCATAA